The following are encoded together in the Fundidesulfovibrio putealis DSM 16056 genome:
- the murG gene encoding undecaprenyldiphospho-muramoylpentapeptide beta-N-acetylglucosaminyltransferase, which translates to MKRAIVTTGGTGGHVFPALAVAAELRAMHPGLELLFVGGEGPEGKLARDANVEFRGLPVRGVLGRGLHSIPAIMRMGMSLVSALGIVRSFKPQVVAGFGGYAGFCPVLAAWMLGMRTAVHEQNSVPGATNRILGRLVDRVLVTYPDDTGAFPARKVVLTGNPVRTEISSVAGTDPSRVVPKRVLVLGGSQGAKAVNRVMVTAWPRLAASGLELWHQTGSSDYESVSHLYRGERSVRVEPFITDMAEAYAWADVVIGRAGASTLAELACAGKPSVLVPFPHATHDHQSVNASYLSNAGAAVVIAEKQLNAQVLADTILGLMGDAGRIREMGQAARSQARPQAARVIAEELTRLAA; encoded by the coding sequence GTGAAACGGGCCATCGTTACCACCGGCGGCACCGGAGGCCACGTTTTTCCGGCCCTGGCCGTGGCTGCCGAGCTTCGGGCCATGCATCCTGGCCTGGAGCTGCTTTTCGTTGGCGGTGAGGGACCCGAAGGTAAACTGGCCCGCGACGCCAACGTGGAATTTCGCGGCCTGCCGGTGCGCGGGGTGCTTGGGCGCGGCCTGCACTCCATCCCGGCCATTATGCGCATGGGCATGAGCCTGGTGTCCGCGCTTGGCATCGTACGCAGCTTCAAGCCCCAGGTAGTGGCAGGTTTTGGTGGATACGCCGGGTTCTGCCCGGTGCTGGCCGCCTGGATGCTGGGCATGCGCACCGCCGTGCACGAGCAGAACAGCGTCCCGGGGGCCACCAACCGCATCCTGGGCCGACTGGTCGACCGCGTGCTGGTGACCTACCCCGACGACACGGGCGCTTTCCCCGCGCGCAAGGTGGTGCTGACCGGAAACCCCGTGCGCACTGAAATTTCGAGTGTAGCCGGAACGGATCCCTCGCGGGTGGTGCCAAAGAGGGTTCTCGTTCTGGGAGGCAGCCAGGGGGCCAAGGCCGTCAACCGCGTGATGGTGACGGCCTGGCCCCGCCTGGCTGCGTCGGGCCTGGAACTCTGGCACCAGACGGGATCCTCGGATTACGAGTCCGTGTCCCATCTGTACCGTGGCGAGCGCAGCGTGCGCGTGGAGCCCTTCATCACCGACATGGCCGAGGCCTACGCCTGGGCGGACGTGGTGATCGGACGCGCCGGGGCGTCAACCCTGGCGGAGCTGGCCTGCGCAGGCAAGCCCTCGGTATTGGTTCCCTTTCCCCACGCCACGCACGACCACCAGAGCGTCAACGCATCGTATCTGTCGAACGCTGGCGCGGCGGTGGTCATCGCGGAAAAGCAGTTGAACGCCCAGGTGCTGGCCGACACCATTCTCGGTCTGATGGGCGATGCTGGAAGGATTCGCGAGATGGGACAGGCCGCGCGGTCCCAGGCCAGGCCGCAGGCCGCGAGGGTTATCGCCGAGGAACTTACCCGGCTGGCCGCGTAA